ACGCCAACGACACCCTGACCGTGCGTAGCGTGTTTGTCATCGACCCGAACAAGAAGATCCGTCTCACCATCACCTACCCGGCCAGCACCGGCCGCAACTTCGACGAGATTCTGCGGGTCATCGACAGCCTGCAGCTCACCGATGGCTACAAAGTGGCGACGCCGGTGAACTGGAACGACGGCGACGACGTCATCATCGTTCCTTCGCTCAGCAACGAGGACGCGCAAAAGCTGTTCCCCGAAGGCTGGGACGAGAAAAAACCCTATCTGCGCATGGTCAAGCAGCCGCAAAAATAAACCTCCGGCCCGGCAAACGGCGACGGCGGCTCCCGGCAGCCGTCGTCCATGGGCCGCACAGACCGTCTTGCCGCGCCCCTGCCCCGGCGATCACCATGCCATCAGGCCCGGTTGAACGCCGCGCCATTCAATATTTCCGCCACGAAATCGATGAAAACACGGACTTTTTCGGGCACATGCTTGCGTCCCGGATAGACCGCATGGATGCCGATTTCCGGAAGCCGCCAACCCGGCAGTACTTCCACCAGTCGCCCATCCCGGATCGCTTCCCCGACCAGGGACATGGCACTGTGTACCAGTCCTTGCCCCTGCTCGGCGGCCATGGTCAGAGGCAGGCCATAGTTTGAAGTGAAGCGCCCCCTGACGGGAATATCCACTTGCTTGCCGGCTTTATGGAACGACCAGACCACCGGCCCGCGGAAATTGGTGTAATGCAAACACTGATGAGCGAGCAGATCCCTGGGATGCCGAGGCCGCCCAGCGCTCTCCAGATAGGCGGGGGAAGCCACCAGCACCCGACGGTCACTGGCGAGGCGTCGTGCCACCAACCGGGAATCATCCAGCCGGCCAATGCGGATGGCCAGATCAAAGCCCTCCGCCACCAGATCAACGAAGCGGTCTTCAAACTGGGCATCCAGGTGAACCTCAGGATAGCGCATGAGAAATTCGGGCAGTCTTGGCGCCAGATGCGCGCGCCCGAAATTGACCGGGAGGGAGACCCGGATTTCCCCACTGGGTCCCAGGGTTTGCGCCCGCACTAGCTCCCCGGCCTCGGTGATGGCCTCCAGAGCCGGCACCACACGTGACAGATAGGTTTCCCCCGCCGCGCTAAGCCGTACCGCCCGGGTGGAGCGATTGAGCAACCTTACCCCCAACCGTGCTTCCAGCCCGGCCAGACGGCGGCTGACGGCCCCCACGCTAATGCCCAGGTGTTCCGCCGCCGCGGTCAGGCTGCCCTTGCGCGCCACGGCGACCAAGGCCGTCAATTCTGAGAGAGTCGCGTCTTTCATTGTTGCACTTTACACAAAACTGACTTGCTTTTTTAGCGGTTCTTTTGCGTTTGCATCAATGACATAGTCCCGTCATCCATCCTCATCGGGAGACTCACGTGAACACCTATCAATTGACCGCCATCGGCTTCGACGCGCTCACCCGAACTGATCGCGCGCCTACACCACCGGGGCCCGGCGAGGTCAGAATCAGGCCCCACGCCGCCTCCATCAATTACAGGGACTTCGCGCTGATCCAGGGTATCTATCAAGCCGACCTGCCCAAACCCTTCGTGCCCCTGTCCGACGGTGCCGGGACGGTGGAAGCCATCGGAGCCGGGGTTCGTAGATTCACCCCCGGCGACCGTGTGGTGGGTCACTACACCACCGGCTGGCTGGATGGCCCCTTCCAGTCGTCCTACCACGCCACCAAGCTTGGCGGGCCCCATGACGGCTGGCTGGCCGAAACGGTGACGCTGCCCGAAGACGTGCTCTTGCCGGTACCGGAGTACATGACGTTGGTCGAAGCGGCCACCCTGCCCGTCTCGGGGCTCACCGCCTGGACCGCGCTCGGGGAACCGGACAATCTGAATGGCAAGTGGGTTCTCATACAGGGAACAGGGAGCGTTTCACTCATGGCGTTGCAGATTGCCCACGCGCTCGGCGCCAATACCGTGCTCATGACCAGTAAGCGCAAGCATCACGCGACGCTGCGACGGCTCGGCGCCACACGAATCATCGATTATCGCGCCACCACCGATCTGGTTGCCGCCGTGCGGGAGGCGACGGACGGCAAGGGCATGGACCTCG
This sequence is a window from Alloalcanivorax dieselolei B5. Protein-coding genes within it:
- a CDS encoding zinc-dependent alcohol dehydrogenase family protein, whose protein sequence is MNTYQLTAIGFDALTRTDRAPTPPGPGEVRIRPHAASINYRDFALIQGIYQADLPKPFVPLSDGAGTVEAIGAGVRRFTPGDRVVGHYTTGWLDGPFQSSYHATKLGGPHDGWLAETVTLPEDVLLPVPEYMTLVEAATLPVSGLTAWTALGEPDNLNGKWVLIQGTGSVSLMALQIAHALGANTVLMTSKRKHHATLRRLGATRIIDYRATTDLVAAVREATDGKGMDLAVEVLGGDQLLRTVAMMADNGVMAIVGFLRGCEIHGDLIGPLLARRLTLRAVSGAGSRTQFQRFLAFLTRHRIHPVVGDRYGFHQAADAIKERGQQPGFGKPVIIINPSVINPSKKAPDSM
- a CDS encoding LysR family transcriptional regulator, producing the protein MKDATLSELTALVAVARKGSLTAAAEHLGISVGAVSRRLAGLEARLGVRLLNRSTRAVRLSAAGETYLSRVVPALEAITEAGELVRAQTLGPSGEIRVSLPVNFGRAHLAPRLPEFLMRYPEVHLDAQFEDRFVDLVAEGFDLAIRIGRLDDSRLVARRLASDRRVLVASPAYLESAGRPRHPRDLLAHQCLHYTNFRGPVVWSFHKAGKQVDIPVRGRFTSNYGLPLTMAAEQGQGLVHSAMSLVGEAIRDGRLVEVLPGWRLPEIGIHAVYPGRKHVPEKVRVFIDFVAEILNGAAFNRA